One Euphorbia lathyris chromosome 1, ddEupLath1.1, whole genome shotgun sequence DNA segment encodes these proteins:
- the LOC136232003 gene encoding uncharacterized protein: MFGRVRASPYSLDCFDTPPSKIFKDDPLSIYEATLIKLKQGSQRDLSTLSMDVMEMASDCTTESETMESTFCSSANACETSQHLVSSSDEENMVIDTDSSSSTSILSSPSVSQSTCDSKQERGKNVSLLYLFSKYSSSRNTLNSSQGESINNGSAANSPSCSSCLSVGCTKQQSEHECHSSSSGFNM, from the exons ATGTTTGGAAGGGTGCGAGCATCACCATATTCTCTGGATTGCTTCGACACGCCACCTTCCAAGATCTTCAAAGACGATCCTCTCTCCATCTACg AGGCTACCTTGATAAAGCTTAAACAAGGCTCTCAGCGTGATTTAAGTACTCTTTCCATGGATGTAATGGAGATGGCAAGTGATTGCACAACAGAAAGTGAAACCATGGAGTCCACTTTTTGTAGTTCTGCAAATGCTTGTGAAACTTCCCAACATCTTGTATCCTCATCTGATGAGGAGAATATGGTGATTGATACAGATAGCTCTTCTTCTACAAGTATCCTATCCAGTCCAAGTGTCAGCCAATCTACTTGTGACTCGAAACAAGAACGAGGCAAGAATGTATCGCTTCTCTATCTATTTTCGAAATATAGCAGTTCTAGAAACACATTGAACTCATCTCAAGGAGAGTCAATAAACAATGGTTCTGCAGCTAATTCTCCAAGTTGCAGCAGCTGTCTTTCTGTTGGCTGCACAAAACAGCAGTCTGAACATGAATGTCATAGCTCCTCATCTGGGTTTAACATGTAA